The genomic stretch GGGAATGTGTCCATCTCACCAATACACTATTTTCATTACCTTTGGGTGTGTACCGCAAAGTGGTATTGTTCAGTCATATGAtagttatgtttttaattttttgaggaacttccatattgttctCCATAGTAGCTGaacaaatttatattcccatcaacggtgtacaagggttccctttctccacatcctcaccagttcTTATTATCTTGTCTTgttgatagccattctaacagatgtgaagtgacatgttgtggttttgatttgcattctccTGATAagtagtgatgttgagcatcttttcaggtaccTGCTAGCCATTTGGATGCCCTCttttgaagaatttctttttttttaaaatttatttatgatagtcatacagagagagagagagagagagaggcagagacataggcagagggagaagcaggctccatgcactgggagcctgatgtgggattcgatcccgggtctccaggatcatgccctgggccaaaggcaggcgctaaaccactgcgccacccagggatcccgaagaatTTCTATATAGtgcctctgcccattttttaattggatcatttgagggatttctttgttttgctattgagtagTATtcgttctttatatattttagatattaaacccTTTTCCAATGTAtactttgcaaataatttctcccattctgtgggttgcttttaattttgtcgattgtttcttttgatgtgcagaAACTTTTAAGTTTTCTATGGTCCCACTCACTGATTTTTgcttattgcttttgtttttggtgtcatatccaaaaagtTATTGCTAAGGCAAATGTTGAGGagcatctttatattttctttttggaaataaatgaaatcaaaccaGAAACAGAACTATAGAATGAGAAATtaaactaagagctggtttttATAAACCTaagcaaaaacaacaaactttTAACTAGACTAAAAAGAGGGCTCAAATAGATTAAATCAATATTGATAAAGGAGACGTTACAACTGATACAGAAACACATAGgttcataagagactactatgaacaataaTATGCCAACACATTAGAtgatatagaagaaatggataaattcctagaaagacacaaCCTGCTAAAACTATAtcagaaagcaataaaaaatctgaacagaccaataatgagtaaaaaaaaattgaatcaataatcaaaaaccttccaacacAGAACACCAGGCCCAGACaacttcactggtaaattctatcaaacacttaaagaacTAATGCGAATCCttctcaaaatcttccaaaaatcTGAAAAgcgaacacttccaaactcaatctataaggccagcattagcCTGATGCCAAAGTCAAATaaggacattacaagaaaagagaaCTGTAGATCAATATCCCCAATGAATATAGattcaaaaattctcaaccaAGTATTAGTAAACTGAACtcaagaatacattaaaaaggaACTCAAGAATGCATTAAAAAGGTAACTGATGGTTACCATGACCAACAGGAATTCACGACTGGGATGAAAGGATGTTTCCAGGTCCACATACCAATAAATACAACACATCACATTAagtaagagataaataaaaatcacatgatcgtCTCAgtacatgcagaaaaagcatctgacaaagtacaatgtcctttcatgagaaaaacactaaaaagactgggtatagaggaaacatacctcaacataataaaggccatgcaTGAAAACCGCAGCTAACGTTACACTCaacaatgaaaaactgaaagctttttctctaagataaagaaaaaaaaggatgcccATTTTCATCCCTCCTATTTAATATAGTACTAGAACTCCTAGCTCGAGCAATTaggcaaaacaaagaaataaaaggcatctaaataaaaaaaagaactagtatCAACctacagaaatcagtggcatgtcTACATACTAACAATGAAACATCTGAAATAGAAGAAAGCTATCTCATTCAGGATAAcactgaaaacaagaaaataccttggaataaatttaatctgtacaataaaaactataagactttgttgaaagaaattgaaaaagatacCAATAGAAAGATGTCTCATGTTCATGATTGTAAagtttaatattgttaaaatgtccacactacccagAGCCAtgtacagattcagtgcaatccctttcaaaattcCAGTGACATCtttcacagagatagaaaaaataatcctaaattttgtATGGAATCAAAatgaccctgaatagccaaagcagtcgtGAGAAAGAACAGAGCCAGACGCATCACAcatcttgatttcaaactatactacaaagctataaaacagtatgatactgacacagaaacacaaaattatggaagcagcccaagtgtccactgatagagatgaatggatgaaaaagatatgatatatatatgtaatatatatatatatatattacccagccattaaaaaataattaaatcttgctgtctgcaatgacatggatggcgCTAGATAATATAAtgtgaagtaaatcaatcagaaaaacaaataccatatgtttttactcatatgtggaacttaagaaataaaacaaatgagcaaaggaaagacagacagacaagccAAGAAAGAGACTTAATTATcgagaacaaactgttggttaccagaaAGGAGGTGGGTTGGGGCATGGGTGAAATGGtagggattaaggagagcactgggtgatgtatggaattgctgaatcactatacacctgaaactaatataacactgtatgttaactaaactggaattaaaataaaaattaaaaagagggaaaggaaaaacaagaaagattaaCAGAATGGAGTGTATAATTAAATACCTGCATATACAAGGACCTAATATTCAAAAGGAGAACCAAGAACACCAAACGGAtactctcttcaacaaatgattttgggaaaactggataaccacAGGCAGGAAAATGAACTGGGACTTCTATCATACGTCACTCACAAAAACCAACCAGAAATGGATagaagacttaaacataagataGTATACTTACAttagtctgtgtctctcatgagtaaataaaatctttaaaaaaaagagtatttaggGAATAGATGGGTAAGGAAGATGCATACTCCATTAACATTCCCAAGCTTTTTCTTCCTATAACTCCATGGATCTGGCCGTAACCCTCTGAAATCAATAGTTTATTAGTACAGTTTTGCCTGCATCTTCTTGAGACCAGTACTTCCATACTAACTCTTTTGACTTAGGACATTCTTTTGAACTGCTAATCGACATGTATAGTTTATTTTCAGAAGTCTCTGAAATGGGTCATTAATAGCACATTAGTAAAATTAACCCCAAGGTCTTACTTTTGCCCAAGTGCCAACAATTCAGTGACAAAGATTTTTTGACCAAACTTTAGTCACTTTTGAACTTTCTAGATCTGTGCATTTACTTATAAAATCAAGATTTAGTAAGAACCCTGTCAGTTTAACTAGAACCCTCCACCTTTAATATGTGATCACCCCTGCTACCTGATCAggttcctcaccctctgccttcACCTGGTGCTGTGTGATCAGGCTGGCCTGCCTTCAGCAGGGATCCTGTTTGGTTGGTTTAACCAGAACACCATTACCCCTGGTGTTTCCTTAGAATTTTTTCAGGCACTGACCCTCACCTTATTCCCTGACTATACATTTCCACTTATCCAATCTTCAGACTGTGAACTTGCAGTCTACCTTGTAAGTTTTAGGAGCAGCACCTGCTCCTTTTCCACCTGCACTTTGAGTAATGTGAAACAGATGATGCTTTCATTGTTCCTTCATGTATCCTCAAGACAGGTTAGAACAGATGTATACAATTTGGAAACATGGTCCAGTCTGCTTCCTCCAGTTTGAGGGGTGAAACTGGGCAGCCCATATCAATACCACGCAAGGGAGAGTTGGGACAAGAGTAAAAATGCCACAAAACATTACTAACATTTTGAAGATGGCTTTTGGCTTGTTTGGGCATTTGCTTGTTTCTATAAACCATTGACTGTTTTCCAGAGGTATTACAAAATTGGCTcagaaagtttttttgtttttccagtttctgTAAGGGAACAATAGCTTGGAGATTCCTAGTTCTGCATTTTTAAGATGTCACTCCAggaactgtatttttatttcctgttccaataatttttacttttaaatgagtAAGGTCGGGGAAGCTTTATAAACTGCTAAAAATTACAGACCTTATCAAAAATACAATTGGGATTTTACTCTCCAATGAAAAGTGCTTTTGTCTTACCACATATTAGGAGCACATAATTAAGCAGGAAAAGGATTGTCTTAGCTTGggcattgtaaaaaaaaataccatagactgggtggtttaaacaacagacatttatttcttacagttctagaggctggggaATCCCATGATCAAAGTGCTGGCAAAATTCTGGTGAAGGTCCAATTCCTGGCTTGTGGATAGCTGCTTTCTCTGTGCTGCATTCATATGACCTTTCCTTGGTATATACACATGCAAAGCAACCTCTTAtaatctttcttttccattttatgggTACTTTTCCCATCATGAGTGtcctaccctcatgacctaatctaaacctaattatttcCTTACAGtgccatctccaaataccatcacactagAGATCAGGGCTTCAATGTATgaattgggggggtggggagggggtacaACAGTTCCTAATAAGGATTTTTCTCATTCACCCAActaacagacttttaaaaaataggttaagCAGGGATGGCATTCAAAGTACTTTGTTCAGGAGCCTCATGCTGAAAGACATGATCATAGTTTGAAAAATGCAAAGGCACACTATAATTTGGGTCAGacttaaaatcagaaatgtcatttctcccaaaataaataatataaatttgatGCAATTCCAACTAGAATATCAAAGCATTTTTGTATTTCAAGAACACAGTCTTCatttatatagaaagaaaattaacttaGAATAGCCAATAAAATTATGCAGCAAGGAGGACTTGGTCTTTTATGCAATATCAAAATACAATAAGGCTAATGTTAAATCAGCTTATCaactaatatattaatatagaagtagaaaaatagaTTAGTGAAATGAGAATACAGAAATAGGTCTTGGTATAAATGAAAGTACAAGGCAGTTTCAGTTGAATGAAGAAAAGATCATGTGGTTAAAGGATTACATAGCTAAATTTCAGTTGAACAGAAAAGGATGGTATTGGTAAAGAATTAAGAATAGGCCTTTCCCACTGACCCATGTCTGGAAAGATGACCTTTCTACCGGTTTCCTTGAAGAAAATACTATTGTAGATTTCTCATTTATATCCTGTACCTGGACTGAGGCAGGTTGCGGGGAAGCTGTGAATTGGCATGTAGACATCAATAGTCTATGTGACTAAGGCATCATAAGTCTTGGGAAACCAAGGCAGCAGCTTCCCTGTGCTTAAGTGGGTATCAGTTTCACAACTGGGTGTGTATATCACACCACGCAGATGCAGTACTGGGTTACCATAAGATGTCCTGGATGAGAATGTTAATGTTTCCCAATGCTTAGGTAAACCACATCCATTCTGACCTTTTCTCCCCTGAGCAGTGTGGAGGCCCTGGAAACTGTGCTTACTTGGGCAGTCACAGGACTATGaaggtgtttttggttttttggtcaGGGCAAGGCTAATAATAAACTGGGTTAAAGCCTGTTTTTTTTGATTGGTGGTTCAAATCTGTGATTGCTGTTGGTGGACACCACAAGTTGGTCAGAACAATGTGACCAGCTGCTGAATAGATGGATTATTTTAACAAATTGTGCTTGTATAACTGGAAACCCATATGGAAGAAAATAACAAGGAATCCTCATTTTTAtatgacattaaaaattaaattctagatAGATGAGATATTTACATattgaaaaaagcaaataaacaactTGCAAGGAAAACCTAAGAAATATACAATCGAAAGATTAAAATATCTTAACCAATTCATAAGCttagaaaaaattaatacatatctGGTTACACAGAAATTTAGggtattttaatggaaaaatcatttttttgtgATTAGACAAATAGACAAATTCCTAATGTCTTTAATGTCTAAAGAGGTCTTAAAAATTGACAGAGATAAATAATCCTATAGGAAAATGAGCTAACAttataaaaatgtacaaagaagCAAATCTAGGAGCAGGTGGTTATACTCGTCAACATGAATTTAAGTAATATATCTGTTGCAGTGTTAGAGGAGAGTTGTTTTTGAAAATGACTGATAgcatctattaaaatttaaaaaaatagcatatgtCCTTTGATCTAACAATCTCTTGCCTGTAATCTATCCCCTAGAAATAAACATATCTGATACTTAAGGTCCAATTTTAATTGTAGTGTTCTTTGTGGTGGCAAATAACTAGCAACAAGTTGAATCAGTAAGGGGGAATGTCAGAGTAAATTTGAAGTGTGCAGTATCACAGATATTACTCATCTTATTCTATGTGACTATCCTAATCATTGTTGTACCTTGGCACTAGCCAACTACTGGCACCAAAAGGTAATCCCTCCTAGTTTGGTTTGAATTAAgagtttttgggatccctgggtggctcagcagtttagcgcctgccttcggcccagggcgtgatcctggagtcccaggatcaaatcccacatcaggctccctgcatggagcctgcttctccctctgcctgtgtctctgcctctctcatgaataaataaaatcttttaataaaaaaaaaatgaagagttttcAGTTGCTCTGGTGACTTCAAAACTGCACAAGCTCAAGGGTGAAACACTTAAGGAACACGAGGGGAATGCTTAAtgaggaatggaagaaaatgaaggataATTTAGATTCATGTAGATATACAGGTTATTTGGGTACATTACCCCAGAAAACCAATCCCTGGCATTTATAATCTTCTCTCAAGACCAATGTTCAAAACCTCCAACAAGTAGTATAGTGATACAGTTCTATTagcatttaattattttgaatttaaaagaaattgataTATGTGAAATATGCCTAAGGTTTAAATGTTGTGTATGCATTTTTATCACTATTCAAAAAGAGCACTAACAACTTTTTCTATGTTAAGTTGTTGTGGAAAGAGATTGAGTAAACAAAAATCCTCAGAAAGATTTGcttcaaataaaacaatattgTTTAGGTCTCAGATCTTTTTTAGCACTACTttccccaaagaaacaaacaggggGTACTGATTGAGTGTATCTGgcagataaggaaaaaaagtctGAGGTTAAAATTGAAGGTGAGATACACGAGAATTGACATTTTACTTAGTGGCATGTTTAAAAGTTTGAGAGTaacttagtttccttattttaaaaatatcaaattcttAATGCCAACACTAGTATGTGGACTTTTAAGatttctaataaatatttcagtagaaACCAATTTTTAATATCAAGTCTGTGCATATATTATTAAATGATCTTTAAATGAATGTAATCCAACCAACCTGTTGCACAATCATGCTATAACTTCTAAGAGATCACACAGATTAGTGACGTTACATGCAAgagtaaatttaaataatttaagctACCATCCCAATTTTCAAAAATGACTTATAGTAAAGGtatgattttagaaatatttcctataaaatattAGCATCTATCTGGACTGTGAGTCTATATTACACGTACTCCATGTACACCTTTCCTAGTcctatctttatcttttttaatttccagaaatatacaaacaataaaacacaTTACTACAACTCAGACATAACTATCATTTTGTTATAGTTATCTggagtcttttatttctttttaatcataGTTATATAGATACAAAACTGAAGTATCTTTTAGCTATTTCTTTTCCACTACCTTTCTTTCTAGAGGCAACCACTTTTGGAAATTGAGTGTGTATCCTTCCAATTCATTCTTTagctttacataaaaatatttattcataatcaATGCTTAATACTAGTGTTTGTTAGTGTTGATTTCATTCAAATTCAGTTATGATTATATTTATCCCTTCATTTTCACTCTACATGATTTTTCaggtctttgtgtgtgtgtgtgtgtgtttgtgtgtataaaaAACCTGTTATACTTTACTCAGAATATTCTACTGTGTGCtcttatcacattttatttatccatttcacAAGCAACAGatatttgtttccaattttttgctaATATAATTCGTGCTTCAATGAACACAGAAGTACATGACTCCCTAGGTACATGTATCGGTTTTGTGGGAATATGCATGTATACTCAAGAGTGAGTATTCTGGAATCTATTTTAGAAATTCCCTCCTACTCCaaggttttaaaaacattctcCTATAAAATTCTTATATTACTAAGTTTTGCTTTTTGCATTCTAATCTTCAGTACTTTTgggttttataataaataatgtattactACAGCAGAGATCTAATATTTTTCCACATGAAGAATCAGTTACCCTGAGACCATTTTTTGAATCATCCATGATTTCCCTACAAACTGGTGATACCACCTCTATCAGTTAACAATTCCCCATAAAGGCATGCATGTTTCTGAAGATAATATTCTGTTCCAATTTCTGATTTCTACAAATGCACCAAGAACAAGTAATTTTCATTACATATGtagcaaaacatttttaaaatgacagttcACTTAATGTCAAATCTTTATACCTCTTAATGCATCAGGTAGACCTTCCAGAACCATGTTACTTGGTGTTCATGACTGGATCCTTACTTCAATTAGATTGCTCCTAACAGTACATCATTAACAATGTTTGTTGTGGCAGTTCTGGGAGTACCTAAGTTTTCATGATATTAAGATACTTATTAAAATTGTTAGTATTTAAGTTTTGAGTTGTTGGTGAAGTATTTCCCACATTCATGTCACTTTATTGTAAAACAAATCTTCAGTGTAACATTAAATGTGTGTTCTGATGAAAGTTTTGCTAAATTCAAGGCATTCACAGAGTTTTAGTGAGTATGAATTCTCTGGTGTCTAATATGATGTGACTTCTGGCTAAAAGCTTTGCCACATTCACTACACTGATaaggtttttctccagtgtggaTTCTCATATGTAGAGCAAGAGTTGAGAACTGAgagaaggctttcccacattcattacaacCGTAGGGCTTCTCACCTGTATGGCTTCTCATATGAACAGTAAGAGATGAGCTTTGACAGAAGGCTTTCCCACATATTTTACATTCATAAGGTTTATCACCCGTATGAATTCTCACATGCACAATGAGTGATGTGATTCTAgagaaggcttttccacatttattacattcatagggtttctctcctgtatgaatATTGTGATGTTTAATGAGGTATTGCTTCTGCCTAAAGATTgttccacattcattacatttatagggtttctctccaaTATGAATTTTCTCATGCTCAGTGAGATTTGATTTGCcactgaaggctttcccacattctttacataTATAGGGCTTCTCTCCCGTATGACTTCTCTGGTGTCTAATGAGGCTTGACTTCTGAATGAAAGCTTTCCCACACCCTTtgcattcataaggtttctctccgGTATGTATTCTTTGATGGATAATAAGGTTTTCCTTCTGgctaaaggcttttccacattcattacatttaaaGGGTTTCTTTCCACTGTGGATATTCTGATGTTTAATGAGGTATTGCTTCTGGCTGAAGGCCCTTCCACATTGATTACATTCAAatggtttctctcctgtatggATTTTCTCATGCTCAGTGAGATATGATTTGCCAttgaaggcttttccacattccttacatGTATAGGGTTTGTTTCCAGTATGATTTCTCTGGTGTTTAATGAGGCCTGGCATCTGAATAGAAGCTTTCCCACATTCATAaagtttctctccagtatgatgtttctgatgagaaaggaagtttcttttctggctgaaggcttttccacatttattacatttatatggTTTCTTTCCCATATGACTTCTCAAATGTAGAGTAAGGGATGAGACTCGAGAGAAAACTTTACCACATTCAGTACATTCATGTGACTTTTCTCCAGTATGCATTTTCTTATGTTCTATGAGGTTTTGCTTCAGGTTAAAGGTTTTTCCACATTCATCACATTCATGAGGTTTCTCTCTACTATGAATTTGATCATGCTGAAGGAGATCTGCTTCAGGCTGAAGGCTTTCTAACATTTTTATCATGTACAGATATTTTTTCCAACAAGAATTCCTCAGTAGCTCTTGACATGTGACATAGACAAAAGATTTTCCACATTCATCAGattcatatggtttctctccaAAATTAATCCCCAGGTAGCTAATGAAGTTGAATTTATGTTCAAAGACTTCACATTGCTTATCCTGAGATTAGACAATTACAGACTGGGATTAACTATATGACATCACTGTATTCTTAATGGTTCTTTCTTAGATATCTTCtcttatatgtttatattatgtTCAAAATTCCCTTAAGTCCCATACATATAGTCTTAAAGAAACAGTGTCTGTGCTCAGAGGAAGTACTTTCTGTTACCCaggttttctgaattttttcttaGCTGTATTTTCCTGGAGAAGAATGAGACTCAACTCACATGTCTTCCATGTTGTGtctttatctatttataaatTTCCCAGTCCTTTTCtaaaaaggaatacaaaaaaaatcataattgaaAAGAGctataactaaaatatttagtgCCTCACATGAAGTAAAAATCCAGTAAAGTAGCTGTCATCATCAATACCACTAACACTTGTGATTTTTTccaatgttattaataaaatttcagaaatgtgATATTGTAAAACAGACTCTTTATTTCAAACCTAGTTTACCAGTATAAAAGAAAGCTTAAACACAAGTAACATTTACAGTTGCATGTAGCTTAAACTGCTTTtttatgtggggctcaattcacaaccctgagatcaagacctgagccagatcaagagttggacatttaactgactgagccattcagatgcACCCccccctttaaaaatgttttaaatttatttttttcaggtgccccttaaacagctttttttttttttttttttttttttaatttatgatagtcacacagagagagagagagaggcagagacacaggcagagggagaaacaggctccatgcaccgggagcctgatgtgggattcgatcctgggtctccaggattgtgccctgggccgaaggcaggcgccaaaccactgtgccacccagggatccccccttaaaCAGCTTTTAATGTAACTTTGTACacttcataaataagtaaaataaaacataaaaacccCATGACAAACAGGATGAAAGGACAAACACATAAAATTGGGAGAGCCTCaggtgaaaggataaaaaataatatgaatagaaGAATTATTAAAGAGGATGTGTGGTTAAATAAGATAATCTCTATCTTTCTGAAAGTCCATTAAAATGACATTAAGAGGATGAAGGGCATATACTCATAAGCATTAAGAGGCTGGAGAGACACCAGTGGATGAGATGTTTTAGGAAATTTTGGaaggacagaaaataaagaattataattTAACAGCAGAATCGAATGACTTAAAAGCCCACAGAAGATGGTGCCACCTAGAAACAAGGTAATTTGTCAACACAAAGGCTCTATAACTGGATAGA from Canis aureus isolate CA01 chromosome 1, VMU_Caureus_v.1.0, whole genome shotgun sequence encodes the following:
- the ZNF260 gene encoding zinc finger protein 260; this translates as MIKMLESLQPEADLLQHDQIHSREKPHECDECGKTFNLKQNLIEHKKMHTGEKSHECTECGKVFSRVSSLTLHLRSHMGKKPYKCNKCGKAFSQKRNFLSHQKHHTGEKLYECGKASIQMPGLIKHQRNHTGNKPYTCKECGKAFNGKSYLTEHEKIHTGEKPFECNQCGRAFSQKQYLIKHQNIHSGKKPFKCNECGKAFSQKENLIIHQRIHTGEKPYECKGCGKAFIQKSSLIRHQRSHTGEKPYICKECGKAFSGKSNLTEHEKIHIGEKPYKCNECGTIFRQKQYLIKHHNIHTGEKPYECNKCGKAFSRITSLIVHVRIHTGDKPYECKICGKAFCQSSSLTVHMRSHTGEKPYGCNECGKAFSQFSTLALHMRIHTGEKPYQCSECGKAFSQKSHHIRHQRIHTH